The sequence below is a genomic window from Fibrobacter sp. UWB10.
TACTTTGACGGGCTTTGCGGCACTTACGCAGGCTCGCGAAAACGACGTGAGTTTCTGGGTGGGTCGCGTCGAGAGCGTGACGCATGCGAACGGTCCTTCGAACGATGATTTGAAAAAGACGGCTGCCGGCCTCCTATTCGTGCCTTCTGTGGCTGCGCAATCGGGCGAGGTTTCGTTCACCGAGATTTTCCCGAATGCAAAGAACATTATTGCTGTCGCTGAACCTTACCATGCCATGGTCAAGTTTCTGGAGCATTTCGAGGGCAACGGATTCACCGACAATATGGAATCGGGTGTGCATTTTGACTGCGACTACATGGGCGTGGGCTATGGCGAAAACGGCCCCTGGATTCACCCGTCGGCGGTTGTCGAAGGCTTTGTTGACGAAGGCTGCTTTGTCGGGCCCGGCTGCGTCGTGATGCGCGGTGCAAGCGTCGGGCGAGGCTGCCGCCTAGAATCAAACGTGACCATTTACCCGAATGTCATCGTGGGCGAGGGCTGCATTTTTCAAGCGGGCGTCGTGGTCGGTAGCCGCGGGTTCGGGTTTTACGAGCACGAAGGCGAGCGCCGCATGGTGCCGCATTTTGCAGGAGTGCGCATCGGGAACCGCTCAAGCTTTGGCGCGAACACGGTCGTGGCGGCCGGATTCATTTCTCCGACGACCATCGGTGACAATTGCCATCTGGATTCCATGGTGCAGATTGCACACAACTGCGTTCTCGGCAATAACATTTACATGGCCTCGCAGACGGCGCTTGGCGGCACGACGATCCTCGAAGACGGTGTGCAGTTTGCGGGCGGCGCAAAGGCGGCGGGGCACTTGACCGTGGGCAAGAATGCGATTGTGACGGCGAAAGCGGGCGTGACCAAGAGCGTTCCCGCTGGCAAGACCGTTGCTGGGTTCCCCGCAATTGACATCGACATCTGGCGTCGTCAAATGGTCGAGCTCCGCGTCATGGCGAAGAAGAGTAAAAATGTGAAATGAGAAATGTGGAATGTGAGATTATTTATTTCACATTTGTCATTACACAATTTCACATTGCATCTGTGTCATCCTAATCGAAAGCTAGGGTCTCTTATTTTATATTTGTTGCCGTAATGAGTGGCATTTTGAATTTTACATCTCCCAGCTTAAGCTTTGGTTCGACTTCAGTTTCTGTCGAGCCTCTGGAAAAGGACCCGCAGAAGGTTCCCTTTGTGGCTTGGTATGTGGGCGAAAAGCTTTTTTACCGCAGCGATGCGTGTCATTGTTTTGAGGAACTGGAATTTTTTGCGAAGCGCACCGCTGGCTACAAGTTGAGCGAATCTGGCTTGGAACTTTTGTCGCCGGAGCATTTGGCTCCCGTGTTCCTGATGTGGCCGCACCGGCGCTTTAACGTGCGACTCTCTGATGCGGCCAAGCCCGAAGTCCCGATGATGGACGGTTCTGCGATTCCGTTCTTCTGCGAAATGCGAAAATTCTGCGGTGCGCCCGAAGAGCTGGTCTTCTTCGATGCGCCTGTGCATGCCGAGTGGGACTTGGGTAGCGATGCCGCGGTTTACGGCCATGTCCGCATTACGCCGGCGGAAACTTTCGAAGTCGAATACGTTCTCGATCGCAATACCGCCCGCGACGGTTACGACCTGAAGTCGGCGGCGTCCGTCTCCATTTATTCGCCCGAGAACTTGTACCAAATTTTCATGGCGCGCACCTTCATTCACCAGGTGGAACTGGAGCGCGCTCAAGCGGCAGGGCTCCTCGCCGGAGTCGATGAATCTTGCGGACTCCTGCTCAAAGCGGGGGATTGCGCGACTCAAAACAGCGCCTGTTCGCCTAAATTCCGCATCGCAAACGAACCCGCGATGCATAAAATACTAGATTTGATTGGAGACCTGAGTTTTATCTGTCCGGCCCTTCCGAGGGTCCGAATCGAAATCACCAACGGTGGGCATGTGTCCCACCACCAAATCATGGAGAAAATCATTCCTTATGTCAATGCTGGAATCTTTACCCAAGTCTAACGTCGATGGAATCCTCTACGATGCCGAAGTCGTCCACAGCGTGCTTCCGCAGAAGGCCCCGTTTGCCTTTGTCGATGAAATCTTGAGCCTCGACGCAGAAAACATGGAAATCGTTGCCAAGTGGCACTTGACCGGTGAAGAAGGTTTTCTCAAGGGACATTTCCCGGGCAATCCGGTACTCCCCGGCGTGATTCAGATTGAATCCATGGCCCAGGCCGCTACGCTTCTCACCATGATCGGTCGCGAAGCCGAAACCACGGGCAAGCGCCCGGCATTCATGGGAGTCGAAAACTGCCGTTTCCGTGCTCCGGTGATTCCGAAGGCCGAAATTGTCCTGAAGGCCAAGCTCATCATGGCCCGCCACGGCATTTACAAGTACAGCGGCGAACTCCTGACCGTCGATGCCGAAGGCAAGGAAACCCTCTGCACCAAGGCCGACTTTAGCGCCGCCATGGTGTAATTATTTATGCCCGAGTCATGCTGACGAAAGTCAGCATCAGCTTTTCATACCTGAGAAAAATAGACTTTATTGTCACGCTGATTGGGAATCACTAACGTGATTCCTTTTTTTATAATTTAAATTTGGCAAAAAAGATTGAGGTTCCAGGAGGTTTTCTGTGAAATATTTTGCTGCGTTGTTGATTTCTGCGGTTTTGTTTGTTGCCTGCGGCGATGAATCGAGTAGCTCTGCGCCTGCCCCAGACCCGAGCGAAGAATCG
It includes:
- a CDS encoding UDP-3-O-acyl-N-acetylglucosamine deacetylase, whose amino-acid sequence is MSGILNFTSPSLSFGSTSVSVEPLEKDPQKVPFVAWYVGEKLFYRSDACHCFEELEFFAKRTAGYKLSESGLELLSPEHLAPVFLMWPHRRFNVRLSDAAKPEVPMMDGSAIPFFCEMRKFCGAPEELVFFDAPVHAEWDLGSDAAVYGHVRITPAETFEVEYVLDRNTARDGYDLKSAASVSIYSPENLYQIFMARTFIHQVELERAQAAGLLAGVDESCGLLLKAGDCATQNSACSPKFRIANEPAMHKILDLIGDLSFICPALPRVRIEITNGGHVSHHQIMEKIIPYVNAGIFTQV
- a CDS encoding 3-hydroxyacyl-ACP dehydratase FabZ family protein, whose product is MLESLPKSNVDGILYDAEVVHSVLPQKAPFAFVDEILSLDAENMEIVAKWHLTGEEGFLKGHFPGNPVLPGVIQIESMAQAATLLTMIGREAETTGKRPAFMGVENCRFRAPVIPKAEIVLKAKLIMARHGIYKYSGELLTVDAEGKETLCTKADFSAAMV
- a CDS encoding UDP-3-O-(3-hydroxymyristoyl)glucosamine N-acyltransferase codes for the protein MFSVRASDIVDYLQNISQIECRVLRESPEVTLTGFAALTQARENDVSFWVGRVESVTHANGPSNDDLKKTAAGLLFVPSVAAQSGEVSFTEIFPNAKNIIAVAEPYHAMVKFLEHFEGNGFTDNMESGVHFDCDYMGVGYGENGPWIHPSAVVEGFVDEGCFVGPGCVVMRGASVGRGCRLESNVTIYPNVIVGEGCIFQAGVVVGSRGFGFYEHEGERRMVPHFAGVRIGNRSSFGANTVVAAGFISPTTIGDNCHLDSMVQIAHNCVLGNNIYMASQTALGGTTILEDGVQFAGGAKAAGHLTVGKNAIVTAKAGVTKSVPAGKTVAGFPAIDIDIWRRQMVELRVMAKKSKNVK